From Solanum lycopersicum chromosome 8, SLM_r2.1, the proteins below share one genomic window:
- the LOC101261352 gene encoding binding partner of ACD11 1 isoform X1, translating to MSVKTVKVSNVSLGASERDIKEFFSFSGDIEYVEMQSDTERSQIAYVTFNDSQGADTAVLLSGATIVDMSVTVTLDPVYQLPPTAFTASVPTGKKSAGNSESAFQKAEDVVSSMLAKGYILGKDAVGKAKSFDEKHQLTSTATAKVASLDKKIGLTEKISIGTSIVNDKVREVDQKLQVSDKAKSALSAAEQTVSSAGSAIMKNRYVLTGSTWVAGAFSKVAKAAGEVGQMTKEKVGMTEDEQRQKMVTDFAQVHLSESPKASEFTEHQPAKPAPVQGLVL from the exons ATGTCG GTGAAAACTGTTAAAGTTAGCAATGTCTCCTTAGGGGCATCAGAGCGTGATATCAAGgaattcttttctttctctgGTGATATTGAATATGTTGAGATGCAAAG TGATACTGAACGAAGTCAAATAGCATATGTTACGTTCAATGATTCTCAGGGAGCTGACACTGCAGTTCTTCTTTCG GGTGCAACAATAGTTGATATGTCTGTTACGGTGACTTTGGATCCAGTTTACCAGCTTCCTCCTACTGCTTTTACAGCATCAGtg CCAACTGGAAAGAAAAGTGCTGGTAATTCAGAATCCGCTTTTCAGAAAGCAGAAGACGTTGTTAGCAGCATGCTCGCAAAAGGTTATATCTTAGGTAAAGATGCTGTAGGGAAAGCAAAGTCTTTTGATGAGAAACACCAGTTGACCTCAACTGCAACTGCTAAAGTGGCCTCTCTCGACAAAAAAATTGGTCTCACTGAAAAGATAAGCATTGGTACTTCCATTGTTAATGACAAAGTTCGAGAGGTGGATCAGAAACTCCAAGTTTCTGATAAAGCAAAATCAGCACTTTCTGCAGCTGAGCAAACAGTTAGTAGCGCTGGATCAGCCATTATGAAAAATCGGTATGTTCTGACTGGGTCCACTTGGGTAGCCGGCGCTTTTAGTAAGGTTGCTAAGGCAGCAGGGGAAGTAGGCCAGATGACAAAAGAGAAAGTGGGAATGACAGAGGATGAGCAAAGGCAGAAAATGGTTACTGATTTCGCACAGGTTCATTTATCTGAGTCTCCGAAAGCTTCCGAGTTCACAGAACATCAGCCAGCCAAGCCTGCACCAGTACAAGGTTTAGTCCTTTGA
- the LOC101261352 gene encoding binding partner of ACD11 1 isoform X2 — protein MQSDTERSQIAYVTFNDSQGADTAVLLSGATIVDMSVTVTLDPVYQLPPTAFTASVPTGKKSAGNSESAFQKAEDVVSSMLAKGYILGKDAVGKAKSFDEKHQLTSTATAKVASLDKKIGLTEKISIGTSIVNDKVREVDQKLQVSDKAKSALSAAEQTVSSAGSAIMKNRYVLTGSTWVAGAFSKVAKAAGEVGQMTKEKVGMTEDEQRQKMVTDFAQVHLSESPKASEFTEHQPAKPAPVQGLVL, from the exons ATGCAAAG TGATACTGAACGAAGTCAAATAGCATATGTTACGTTCAATGATTCTCAGGGAGCTGACACTGCAGTTCTTCTTTCG GGTGCAACAATAGTTGATATGTCTGTTACGGTGACTTTGGATCCAGTTTACCAGCTTCCTCCTACTGCTTTTACAGCATCAGtg CCAACTGGAAAGAAAAGTGCTGGTAATTCAGAATCCGCTTTTCAGAAAGCAGAAGACGTTGTTAGCAGCATGCTCGCAAAAGGTTATATCTTAGGTAAAGATGCTGTAGGGAAAGCAAAGTCTTTTGATGAGAAACACCAGTTGACCTCAACTGCAACTGCTAAAGTGGCCTCTCTCGACAAAAAAATTGGTCTCACTGAAAAGATAAGCATTGGTACTTCCATTGTTAATGACAAAGTTCGAGAGGTGGATCAGAAACTCCAAGTTTCTGATAAAGCAAAATCAGCACTTTCTGCAGCTGAGCAAACAGTTAGTAGCGCTGGATCAGCCATTATGAAAAATCGGTATGTTCTGACTGGGTCCACTTGGGTAGCCGGCGCTTTTAGTAAGGTTGCTAAGGCAGCAGGGGAAGTAGGCCAGATGACAAAAGAGAAAGTGGGAATGACAGAGGATGAGCAAAGGCAGAAAATGGTTACTGATTTCGCACAGGTTCATTTATCTGAGTCTCCGAAAGCTTCCGAGTTCACAGAACATCAGCCAGCCAAGCCTGCACCAGTACAAGGTTTAGTCCTTTGA
- the LOC101259184 gene encoding LOW QUALITY PROTEIN: syntaxin-22 (The sequence of the model RefSeq protein was modified relative to this genomic sequence to represent the inferred CDS: inserted 1 base in 1 codon): MSFQDLEAGRPLGPRRGYMNGKQDPTQAVASGIFQINTAVSTFQRLVNTLGTPKDTPELREKLHKTRVHIGQLVKDTSAKLKQASETDHRVEVSASKKITDAKLAKDFQAVLKEFQKAQRLAAERETAYTPFVPQAVLPSSYTASEIDVSSGKSPEQRALLVESRRQEVLLLDNEIAFNEAIIEEREQGIQEIQQQIGEVNEIFKDLAVLVHEQGAMIDDIGSNVENAHAATAQGRSQLAKAAKTQRSNSSLTCLXPGDFRNRAPHCDRSTCSLS, from the exons atgagttttcaagatcttgaaGCGGGTCGACCATTGGGGCCCCGTAGAGGGTATATGAATGGTAAGCAAGACCCAACTCAAGCTGTGGCTTCTGGAATTTTCCAGATTAACACTGCTGTGTCAACGTTTCAAAGGCTGGTCAATACACTTGGAACACCCAAAGATACACCCGAGCTGCGTGAGAAGTT GCACAAGACGAGGGTACATATTGGGCAGTTAGTGAAAGATACATCTGCAAAACTTAAGCAAGCCAGCGAAACAGATCATCGTGTTGAAGTCAGT GCTAGCAAGAAAATAACAGATGCTAAACTTGCTAAAGATTTTCAAGCAGTCTTGAAGGAGTTTCAAAAGGCTCAAAGGCTTGCAGCTGAGAGAGAGACAGCATATACACCTTTTGTTCCCCAAGCAGTTCTTCCTTCAAG TTATACAGCCAGTGAGATAGATGTTTCTTCGGGAAAGAGTCCAGAACAGCGAGCTCTCCTTGTGGAATCAAGAAG ACAAGAGGTTTTACTTTTGGACAACGAGATAGCCTTTAATGAAGCAATCATCGAAGAAAGAGAGCAGggaatacaagaaatacaacaacAAATTGGTGAAGTGAATGAAATTTTCAAGGACCTTGCTGTGCTTGTTCATGAGCAAGGAGCTATGATTG ATGATATTGGTTCTAACGTTGAGAATGCTCATGCTGCGACTGCACAGGGGAGATCGCAACTTGCTAAAGCTGCAAAGACCCAAAGATCAAATTCATCTCTG ACTTGCT CTCCTGGTGATTTTCGGAATCGTGCTCCTCATTGTGATCGTAGTACTTGCAGCCTGAGCTGA